Within Paenibacillus sp. RUD330, the genomic segment AAGCAGGGGATTTCATGAGCACGAGAGCTCCCAAGCCGAAGCTCCCGAAGCCGGAATGGCTGAAGATCAAGCTGTCGACGGACGGCAACTATGCCGAGCTTAAAGATATGATGCGTTCCAAAACGCTGCATACGGTATGCGAGGAAGCCCGCTGCCCCAATATTTACGAATGCTGGGCCAACCGCACGGCAACCTTCATGATTCTGGGCGATATCTGCACGCGCGCCTGCCGCTTCTGCGCGGTCAAGACGGGCCTGCCGACGGAGCTCGATCTTCAGGAGCCCGAGCGCGTGGCCGAGGCTGCGGAGCAGATGGGACTGCGGCACTGCGTCGTCACCTCCGTCGCACGCGATGACCTCTCGGACGGCGGCGCCATGATTTTCGCCGAGACGATCAAAGCCATCCGCAAGCGGCTCCCGCTGTGCAGCGTCGAAGTCCTTATTCCCGATTTTCTCGGGAAGCGGGAATCGCTGCAGATCGTGATGGATGCGAAGCCGGACATCCTCAACCACAACATTGAAACGGTCGAGCGCATGTCCGACCGCGTCCGGGCCCGCGCCAAATATGCCCGCTCGCTGGAGCTTCTGAAGCGCGCCAAGGAAATGAATCCCGACATTCCGACCAAATCCAGCATCATGCTGGGCGTCGGAGAGAAATA encodes:
- the lipA gene encoding lipoyl synthase, which codes for MSTRAPKPKLPKPEWLKIKLSTDGNYAELKDMMRSKTLHTVCEEARCPNIYECWANRTATFMILGDICTRACRFCAVKTGLPTELDLQEPERVAEAAEQMGLRHCVVTSVARDDLSDGGAMIFAETIKAIRKRLPLCSVEVLIPDFLGKRESLQIVMDAKPDILNHNIETVERMSDRVRARAKYARSLELLKRAKEMNPDIPTKSSIMLGVGEKYEEILASMDDLRAVDCNILTLGQYLQPSSNHLAVERYVHPDEFKQLKEEGMARGFSHVESGPMVRSSYHAHEQVKSATGAAAGV